From one Leptospira noumeaensis genomic stretch:
- a CDS encoding chemotaxis protein CheW produces the protein MNNLDMDSLSDENDDYDDDDTLDGRFLIFSLADRSYGIEIKFITEIVGMQNITEIPDMPTFIKGVINLRGKVIALIDVRDRFRMQSIGYNDKTCVIILNVNQQLIGLIVDTVKEVIKIPPTNMEEAPKFGDHQGNQFIKSIAKVSDDVKVLLNIENLLKDEDQLALDAAINNQT, from the coding sequence ATGAACAACTTAGATATGGACTCTCTTTCTGATGAAAATGATGATTACGATGACGATGATACGTTAGACGGTCGCTTTTTAATCTTCTCACTCGCTGACCGAAGTTACGGGATCGAAATTAAATTCATCACCGAAATTGTAGGGATGCAAAATATAACAGAAATCCCCGACATGCCTACTTTTATCAAAGGAGTCATCAATCTTCGAGGAAAAGTAATCGCACTTATCGATGTTCGTGATCGGTTCCGAATGCAATCCATTGGATACAATGACAAAACTTGTGTCATCATTCTCAACGTAAACCAACAACTCATCGGACTTATTGTTGATACTGTTAAAGAGGTAATCAAAATCCCTCCAACAAACATGGAAGAAGCTCCAAAATTTGGAGACCACCAAGGCAATCAGTTCATTAAGTCAATAGCAAAGGTCAGCGACGATGTAAAAGTTTTACTCAATATCGAAAACCTTCTTAAAGATGAAGACCAACTTGCGTTAGATGCAGCAATTAATAATCAAACATAA
- a CDS encoding DUF1566 domain-containing protein, which produces MKRSDERSLTNFRFIYFSLLVFFITCKNPELENLCDPKYSGYYETILFKILSGNTSNHCGLNLNQVFIPMFSPNPGHYTKPNFISITSLTPGATIYITTDGSLPTTGSTPYTSASSIWLLAGQRIRAVATKLGMENSPIAEATYSIIPLKTGQTASYTAGDDAFIGSGLSISYGTPNSSASYPNDYTTLDNATGILWKTCSEGLSGSTCAINSPSVTTADITTLIASCNALNTANSGNGYAGYKTWRLSTAKELLSTNDASKSSLTILDPTALPATVNFAYWASTPYPSNLSSGWYLDYSGGNSYATISNVYHGRCVASLPPIETSTFFDHGDGTIKDNTTGLTWQKCSYGQNNDSSCSSAANPLDWSNAITYCNSLSLGSKSWRLPNRNELASLYDYTKAAGPTINQTVFPNTVSSPSGYYWTSTTAASNANLAWYINFTTTFNSFYEIHAKVNSLYVRCVSQ; this is translated from the coding sequence ATGAAACGAAGTGATGAACGTTCTCTTACAAACTTCCGTTTCATTTATTTCTCCTTACTGGTATTTTTCATTACCTGCAAAAATCCCGAGTTGGAAAACCTTTGCGACCCAAAGTATAGTGGTTACTATGAAACCATCCTTTTCAAAATCCTTTCTGGAAATACATCCAATCACTGTGGCCTGAACCTAAACCAAGTATTTATCCCTATGTTTTCTCCAAATCCTGGACACTATACGAAACCTAATTTTATCTCCATAACCTCCCTCACACCCGGGGCCACCATCTATATCACAACGGATGGTTCTTTACCAACGACAGGTTCTACTCCCTATACTTCTGCCTCTTCCATTTGGCTACTGGCAGGACAAAGGATCCGTGCGGTGGCGACCAAACTAGGAATGGAGAATAGCCCCATTGCGGAAGCTACCTATTCCATTATCCCATTAAAAACGGGACAAACGGCTTCTTATACTGCCGGAGATGATGCCTTCATTGGTTCGGGTCTGTCGATTAGTTATGGTACACCGAATTCGAGCGCATCCTACCCGAATGATTACACTACTTTGGATAACGCCACAGGAATTCTTTGGAAAACTTGTTCCGAAGGTTTATCTGGATCAACTTGCGCAATCAACAGTCCGAGTGTCACAACCGCAGACATTACAACTTTAATTGCATCTTGTAATGCACTCAATACTGCCAATTCAGGAAATGGATACGCAGGATACAAAACCTGGCGATTGTCCACAGCGAAGGAATTACTAAGTACAAATGATGCAAGTAAATCATCGTTAACTATTCTAGATCCAACAGCACTCCCAGCAACTGTCAATTTTGCATATTGGGCTTCCACTCCCTATCCTTCCAATTTAAGTTCCGGATGGTATCTTGACTATAGTGGTGGCAATTCCTATGCAACAATATCGAATGTCTATCATGGTCGCTGTGTGGCTTCCCTTCCGCCGATAGAAACTTCTACCTTTTTCGATCACGGAGACGGGACAATCAAAGACAATACAACCGGACTTACTTGGCAAAAATGTTCTTACGGACAGAATAATGACTCGAGCTGTTCATCGGCAGCAAACCCTCTCGATTGGTCTAATGCTATTACTTATTGCAATTCTTTATCTTTAGGATCTAAATCCTGGAGATTACCCAACCGAAATGAACTGGCAAGTCTCTATGATTATACAAAGGCAGCAGGACCGACCATCAACCAAACAGTATTCCCAAATACTGTCTCTAGTCCTAGCGGGTATTATTGGACGTCCACAACCGCTGCCAGTAATGCAAATCTAGCTTGGTATATTAATTTTACTACTACCTTTAATAGTTTCTATGAAATCCATGCCAAAGTAAATAGTTTGTACGTTCGTTGTGTCTCGCAATAA
- the katG gene encoding catalase/peroxidase HPI, with translation MRTFNLPAIAILVLSLSSLGAADTKESSSSMERQGNSNQFWWPERLDLAPLRQHAAESNPLGKQFNYSKEFKELDIQAIKEEIKTLMKTSQDWWPSDYGHYGPFFIRMAWHSAGTYRIADGRGGAGGGQQRFEPLNSWPDNANLDKARRLLWPIKKKYGKKISWADLMVLTGNVALESMGFKTYGFAGGRTDDWEADLVYWGPEKKWLADERYEGDRKLKNPLGAVQMGLIYVNPEGPNGNPDPLAAAKDIRDTFGRMAMNDEETVALIAGGHTFGKAHGKADPSKHVGKEPAAAGIEEQGFGWKNAYKKGNAEDTITSGLEGAWTANPTKWTTQYLNNLFGFEWVQSKSPAGAIQWIPKDGAGANMVPDAHDKTLRHAPIMFTTDLALKFDPSYKVIAKKFQENPKEFELAFAKAWFKLTHRDMGPLSRYISKDLPKEPLIWQDPLPAVDHKLVGAKEIDTLKGKILKSGLSIPELVKTAWASAASFRSTDMRGGANGARIRLAPQKNWPVNDPEELAKSLKKLEEIKSDFNESGSKISLADLIVLGGNVAIEEAAKKAGVKISIPFTPGRTDASAEQTDVYSFSVLEPKADAFRNYYGAGNSLSPTEMLVDRSNMLSLSIPEMTVLLGGLRSLDANSGKSKHGILTTRPGILSNDFFVNLLDMSTKWQKSTQTDGLYEGVDRKTGAKKWAATSVDLIFGSHSELRAVAEVYAADDGKDKFVKDFVAAWNKVMMLDRFDVKK, from the coding sequence ATGAGAACATTTAATCTACCTGCTATTGCCATTTTAGTGCTCTCCTTAAGCTCACTGGGAGCAGCGGACACTAAAGAATCATCGAGTTCGATGGAGCGCCAAGGAAACTCTAACCAGTTTTGGTGGCCCGAAAGACTCGATTTAGCACCTCTCCGCCAACACGCTGCGGAATCAAACCCCTTGGGAAAACAATTCAACTACTCCAAGGAATTCAAAGAACTCGACATCCAGGCAATTAAGGAAGAAATCAAAACCTTAATGAAGACCTCGCAAGATTGGTGGCCTTCTGACTACGGTCACTACGGGCCATTTTTCATTCGGATGGCTTGGCATAGCGCCGGAACTTACCGGATCGCAGACGGTCGTGGTGGTGCCGGTGGTGGACAACAAAGATTTGAACCACTCAATAGTTGGCCTGACAACGCAAACCTAGACAAAGCAAGACGACTCCTTTGGCCGATCAAAAAGAAATACGGAAAAAAAATATCTTGGGCCGACCTTATGGTTCTCACAGGAAATGTGGCTCTTGAGTCCATGGGTTTCAAAACTTACGGTTTTGCAGGAGGAAGGACAGATGATTGGGAAGCCGACCTCGTGTATTGGGGTCCAGAAAAAAAATGGTTAGCCGACGAACGATACGAAGGTGATAGGAAACTAAAGAACCCTCTCGGTGCCGTACAAATGGGACTTATTTATGTAAATCCAGAAGGACCTAATGGGAATCCTGACCCACTAGCAGCCGCTAAAGACATCAGAGATACCTTTGGAAGAATGGCGATGAATGACGAAGAAACCGTAGCTCTCATTGCCGGTGGACATACTTTTGGAAAAGCTCATGGGAAAGCGGACCCTTCCAAACATGTGGGAAAAGAACCAGCAGCAGCCGGAATCGAAGAACAAGGATTTGGTTGGAAGAATGCTTATAAAAAAGGAAATGCAGAAGACACCATCACCAGTGGACTCGAAGGGGCCTGGACTGCCAATCCAACAAAATGGACAACCCAATATCTAAACAACCTATTTGGTTTTGAATGGGTACAATCAAAAAGTCCAGCAGGTGCCATCCAATGGATTCCTAAAGATGGAGCCGGTGCCAATATGGTTCCCGATGCTCATGACAAAACATTACGTCATGCACCCATCATGTTTACAACCGACTTGGCTTTAAAATTTGATCCAAGTTACAAAGTCATAGCCAAAAAATTCCAAGAAAATCCCAAAGAGTTCGAACTTGCTTTTGCAAAAGCCTGGTTCAAACTCACTCACAGAGATATGGGGCCTCTTTCCCGTTATATCTCTAAGGATCTACCAAAAGAACCTCTCATTTGGCAAGACCCACTCCCAGCCGTAGACCACAAGTTAGTTGGGGCAAAAGAAATTGATACCCTCAAAGGCAAAATTCTAAAATCAGGACTCAGTATCCCTGAATTAGTGAAAACTGCTTGGGCATCAGCCGCAAGTTTCCGAAGTACTGACATGCGAGGGGGAGCCAATGGAGCAAGAATTCGTTTGGCACCTCAAAAAAATTGGCCAGTCAATGATCCTGAAGAACTCGCAAAATCATTAAAAAAACTGGAAGAAATCAAATCCGATTTTAATGAATCAGGATCCAAGATTTCTCTCGCAGACTTAATTGTCCTCGGTGGAAATGTTGCCATAGAAGAAGCCGCAAAAAAAGCAGGAGTCAAAATTTCTATTCCTTTTACACCGGGACGAACGGATGCAAGTGCTGAACAAACAGACGTTTATTCATTCTCTGTTTTGGAGCCAAAAGCAGATGCATTCCGTAACTATTATGGTGCAGGTAACTCTCTTTCACCTACAGAGATGTTAGTTGACAGATCCAACATGTTGTCGTTATCCATTCCGGAAATGACAGTGTTACTAGGTGGACTCAGATCTCTCGATGCCAATTCAGGAAAATCGAAACATGGAATCCTCACCACACGACCAGGGATTCTCAGCAATGATTTCTTTGTCAACTTACTCGATATGTCGACAAAATGGCAAAAGTCAACGCAAACGGACGGATTATATGAAGGTGTTGATCGCAAAACAGGCGCTAAAAAATGGGCTGCCACTTCTGTGGATCTCATTTTTGGTTCCCATTCCGAACTCCGCGCCGTTGCCGAAGTGTATGCGGCAGATGATGGTAAAGATAAGTTTGTTAAAGACTTTGTGGCCGCATGGAACAAAGTGATGATGTTAGATCGATTTGACGTGAAGAAGTAA
- a CDS encoding ethanolamine ammonia-lyase subunit EutB produces MGYQTILGSKTYHFPELKDLLAKASPHRSGDDLACVSAENQEERIAAQMALADVYLSEFLNVELIPANKDEVTRLIFESHNKEAFLLISHLTVGGFREFLLSETTTSELITSIRWGITPEMAAAVSKLMSNQDLILVGKKINVITKFRNTLGLPGRLSVRLQPNHPTDDPKGIAASLLDGLLLGSGDAVIGINPATDNIPTSIALLEMLDNLIQKYSIPTQSCILSHVTTSMEVMKRGAPLDLVFQSIGGTEDLNKSFGISLSVLKEARDMALSLRRGTVGDNVMYFETGQGSALSAGAHHGIDQQTLEVRAYAVAREFSPLLVNTVVGFIGPEYLYNGKQIIRAGLEDHFCGKLLGLPMGVDVCYTNHAEADQDDMDTLLTLLGVAGCTYIMGIPGADDVMLSYQSTSFHDALYLRQVLGLKPAPEFETWLLDRGIFSNQNGFLPKENRELLLLEEILGKSKL; encoded by the coding sequence ATGGGTTACCAAACCATACTCGGATCAAAAACCTATCATTTTCCTGAATTAAAAGACCTGTTAGCAAAGGCAAGCCCTCATCGTTCCGGTGATGATTTAGCATGTGTTTCTGCGGAAAACCAGGAAGAACGAATTGCGGCTCAAATGGCGCTGGCAGATGTATATTTATCAGAATTTTTAAATGTAGAATTAATACCGGCAAACAAAGATGAGGTGACTCGTCTTATATTTGAATCTCATAATAAAGAAGCCTTTCTTTTGATTTCCCACTTAACGGTAGGTGGGTTTCGCGAATTTTTGTTATCGGAGACAACAACATCCGAATTGATCACTTCCATCCGATGGGGAATCACACCCGAGATGGCCGCGGCTGTATCCAAACTCATGTCTAACCAAGATTTAATTTTGGTTGGTAAAAAAATAAATGTAATCACAAAATTTAGAAATACCTTGGGTTTACCTGGTCGCCTTTCTGTTCGGTTACAACCTAACCATCCGACGGATGATCCAAAAGGAATTGCCGCTAGTCTTCTGGATGGATTATTACTCGGAAGTGGAGATGCAGTGATTGGAATCAATCCTGCTACTGATAACATTCCCACTTCGATTGCACTTTTAGAAATGTTGGACAACCTCATTCAAAAGTATTCCATTCCCACCCAATCTTGTATTTTATCTCACGTGACAACTTCTATGGAAGTGATGAAACGAGGGGCTCCTCTCGATTTGGTATTTCAGTCGATTGGGGGAACAGAAGATTTAAATAAAAGTTTTGGTATTTCACTTTCTGTATTAAAAGAAGCAAGAGATATGGCACTTTCTTTGCGACGAGGGACTGTGGGAGATAACGTGATGTATTTTGAAACAGGGCAGGGAAGTGCCCTGTCTGCAGGGGCTCACCATGGAATCGACCAACAAACGTTAGAGGTTCGAGCATACGCAGTTGCTAGAGAGTTTTCTCCACTTCTTGTGAATACCGTTGTGGGTTTTATTGGACCTGAATATTTATACAATGGAAAACAAATCATCAGAGCTGGACTCGAAGATCATTTTTGTGGGAAACTACTTGGTCTTCCCATGGGAGTGGATGTCTGTTATACCAATCATGCGGAAGCGGACCAAGATGATATGGATACACTTTTAACACTACTCGGTGTTGCGGGTTGCACGTACATTATGGGAATCCCCGGGGCCGATGATGTGATGTTGTCATACCAAAGCACATCTTTTCATGATGCTCTCTATCTCAGGCAAGTTTTGGGATTAAAACCGGCTCCTGAATTTGAAACTTGGTTACTCGACCGTGGAATTTTTTCAAACCAAAATGGCTTTTTACCCAAAGAGAATCGAGAGTTACTGTTGTTGGAAGAAATTTTGGGGAAATCAAAATTATGA
- a CDS encoding cysteine-rich CWC family protein yields MEESKSNNSEIPKKTESKIKHDEKLCPNCNRSFECKVGSISLCQCTKVYLSREERDYLAAQYSDCLCYQCMETLAFEYRITKSYKAITWSF; encoded by the coding sequence TTGGAAGAATCCAAATCAAACAATTCAGAAATTCCGAAAAAAACTGAATCTAAAATCAAACACGATGAAAAACTTTGTCCTAATTGTAATCGAAGTTTTGAATGTAAGGTTGGTTCCATTAGTCTTTGTCAATGTACGAAAGTTTACCTTTCAAGAGAGGAAAGAGACTATTTGGCGGCACAGTATTCCGATTGTCTTTGTTACCAGTGTATGGAAACACTTGCTTTTGAGTATAGGATTACAAAATCTTATAAGGCAATCACTTGGAGTTTTTGA
- a CDS encoding sensor histidine kinase, which produces MYSNSKPEAETTEMSTDDMIKSFAGSLFPSLPTGTYILLSATGEILEIHTSETNPWQLDSSTIGKSFEELLPQSYVNLRETITKAMETEIPFASSFSFSNFQLHIKVAPFLFPNQTQKFFLISALETAGDSETLANLSQVEKAVVQYEENLHKEIIKIFNWRHEIEGKGNHKDWMEKALPNLNTSLMQGSGLGALVTTVGSLIRKAKKVGDHYEVPSAIFELIDDNFRSTKKLVQTLAEAQIVFEGSASQTEASSLKELHSMIQEEVSYLSDMAAIKNQKFHLSNLQNGHDNHFKCHFKLLRTAIRELLINAMKYGPDNSSIYILFMRAGSKLSLKILNSPMDSSIHQFDFKKSEEIILFQPFYRVNRYVDERFSKEEFGLGLGLPIVKKILEDMNAKIYFSVLDSNIYKDKSSEVSVTLEFDIVS; this is translated from the coding sequence ATGTATTCTAATTCAAAACCTGAGGCTGAGACGACAGAAATGTCCACGGATGATATGATTAAATCTTTTGCCGGTTCTTTATTCCCCTCGTTACCTACTGGAACCTACATCTTGCTCTCAGCCACTGGAGAAATTTTAGAAATCCATACCTCAGAAACAAATCCTTGGCAGTTGGATTCGAGTACCATTGGGAAATCTTTTGAAGAACTACTTCCTCAAAGTTATGTAAACTTGAGAGAAACCATAACTAAAGCAATGGAAACCGAAATTCCCTTTGCCTCTAGTTTTTCTTTTTCAAATTTTCAATTGCATATCAAAGTAGCTCCTTTTCTATTTCCCAACCAAACACAAAAATTTTTTCTAATCTCTGCTTTGGAAACCGCGGGAGACTCTGAAACTTTAGCGAACCTTTCCCAAGTAGAAAAAGCAGTCGTACAATACGAAGAAAATTTACATAAAGAAATCATCAAAATCTTTAATTGGCGCCACGAGATCGAAGGCAAAGGAAACCATAAAGATTGGATGGAAAAAGCCTTACCAAATCTCAATACATCCCTCATGCAAGGCTCTGGACTTGGTGCACTGGTAACAACGGTTGGTTCTTTGATCAGAAAGGCAAAAAAAGTAGGCGATCATTATGAAGTTCCTTCTGCTATCTTTGAACTGATTGACGACAACTTCCGTAGCACCAAAAAATTAGTTCAAACCTTAGCGGAAGCACAAATAGTTTTTGAAGGAAGTGCCAGCCAGACGGAAGCTTCTTCATTAAAAGAACTTCATTCTATGATCCAGGAAGAAGTCAGTTATCTTTCGGACATGGCTGCCATCAAAAATCAAAAGTTTCATCTCTCTAACTTACAAAATGGACATGATAATCACTTCAAATGTCATTTTAAATTATTAAGAACTGCCATTCGCGAGCTTTTAATCAATGCGATGAAATATGGGCCAGATAATTCCAGCATCTATATTCTATTTATGAGAGCAGGAAGTAAACTTTCTCTAAAAATTTTAAATTCTCCTATGGATTCTTCCATCCACCAATTTGATTTCAAAAAATCGGAAGAAATCATTTTATTCCAACCATTTTACCGTGTGAATAGATATGTAGATGAAAGGTTTTCTAAAGAGGAATTTGGATTAGGGCTTGGATTGCCAATTGTTAAAAAAATTTTAGAAGATATGAACGCAAAAATTTATTTTAGTGTTTTGGATTCGAATATTTACAAAGATAAATCGTCAGAAGTATCTGTAACTTTGGAATTTGACATTGTTTCTTAA
- a CDS encoding cryptochrome/photolyase family protein, whose amino-acid sequence MVTHKEIILDLGFLGYNFSIFLTKDLYISYEKCLKITLTQKMKKGLLILGNQLFDLSDLVPKTVRDQYTIFMREDKELCNYYQFHKQKIAFFFLAMRKYSDELKSLGFNVQYEYLDETGISYDDSLSNFLIQNQFDEFHIFEIEDKFFEVRIKHVLTQQKIHWIEHKSPMFLTSREEFNKYLVKVSKPFMKTFYQSQRKKLNILIDENGKPEGGTWSFDLENRKKLPKGFYPPPIPEIRINSDEQKVLDLIENKFPSHPGDTRHLWLPTTRVEAKEWLNHFLKFRLYDFGVYEDALSTEFPFIHHSILTPFLNLGLLTPAAVIDETLKYSKNNNIPLQSLEGFIRQVIGWREFVRGIYQNFGETQLTSNFFGHKRKLTKHWYEGNTLIPPLDHVIHKCNRYGYAHHIERLMIVGSLMVLLEIDPLDSYKWFMEMFIDSSDWVMTPNVFGMALFSDGGIFATKPYICGSNYYKKMGSYPKGEWEMVVDGLYWKFIEKHKSFFEKNPRLSVMIGNLNRLDSKKKTQLYQISDEWKERITSIESN is encoded by the coding sequence TTGGTAACCCATAAAGAAATTATATTAGATTTAGGATTTTTAGGTTATAACTTTTCTATTTTCTTAACTAAGGACTTGTATATTTCTTACGAAAAATGTCTAAAGATCACGCTCACACAAAAGATGAAAAAAGGCCTTCTGATACTTGGGAATCAACTTTTTGATTTGTCTGACTTGGTTCCAAAGACCGTCAGAGATCAATATACCATTTTTATGCGTGAGGATAAAGAGTTGTGTAATTACTATCAGTTTCATAAACAAAAAATTGCCTTTTTCTTTTTGGCTATGAGGAAATATTCCGATGAGTTAAAATCTTTAGGTTTTAATGTTCAATATGAATATTTGGATGAAACAGGTATTTCCTACGATGATAGTTTATCAAATTTTTTAATCCAAAACCAATTCGATGAATTCCATATTTTTGAAATCGAAGATAAATTTTTTGAAGTACGAATCAAACATGTTTTAACTCAACAAAAAATCCATTGGATTGAACACAAATCTCCAATGTTTCTAACTTCCCGAGAAGAATTTAACAAATACTTGGTGAAAGTATCAAAACCATTTATGAAAACATTTTATCAGTCTCAAAGAAAAAAATTAAATATTTTAATTGATGAAAATGGAAAACCAGAAGGTGGGACATGGAGTTTCGATCTTGAAAATCGAAAAAAATTACCAAAAGGATTTTACCCTCCACCTATCCCCGAAATCAGAATAAACTCTGACGAACAAAAGGTTTTAGATTTAATTGAAAACAAATTTCCCTCTCATCCAGGAGATACACGCCATCTTTGGTTGCCCACAACTAGAGTTGAGGCCAAGGAATGGTTAAATCATTTTCTAAAATTCAGACTATATGATTTTGGAGTTTATGAAGATGCTCTCTCCACCGAATTTCCGTTCATACATCATTCGATTCTGACTCCTTTTCTAAATCTAGGATTACTTACACCTGCTGCAGTCATTGATGAAACATTAAAATATTCCAAAAACAACAATATTCCACTTCAATCATTGGAAGGATTTATCCGCCAAGTCATCGGTTGGCGAGAATTCGTAAGAGGTATCTACCAGAATTTTGGAGAAACTCAACTTACATCCAATTTTTTTGGACACAAAAGAAAACTCACCAAACATTGGTATGAAGGAAATACTCTCATTCCTCCGTTAGATCACGTAATTCATAAATGTAACCGTTATGGATATGCACATCATATTGAAAGACTGATGATTGTTGGTTCATTAATGGTATTATTAGAAATAGATCCATTGGATTCATATAAATGGTTTATGGAAATGTTTATTGATTCTTCGGATTGGGTCATGACACCCAATGTATTTGGAATGGCTTTGTTTAGTGATGGAGGAATTTTTGCCACCAAACCCTATATATGCGGCTCCAACTATTACAAAAAAATGGGATCCTATCCAAAAGGAGAATGGGAAATGGTTGTTGATGGGTTATATTGGAAGTTTATTGAAAAACATAAAAGTTTCTTTGAAAAAAATCCTCGCCTTTCAGTGATGATTGGAAATTTGAATCGATTAGATTCAAAAAAGAAAACCCAACTTTATCAAATAAGCGATGAATGGAAAGAAAGGATCACTAGTATAGAATCCAATTAG
- the eutC gene encoding ethanolamine ammonia-lyase subunit EutC: protein MTFLDEWKQFSNARIGLSRFGSSISTKETLRFRLDHARARDAVLLNPDYSKLVEEMEVLGNPQNLSSLFVKSQVHSKEEYLLRPDLGKRLDFESKSKLQPFAGNFDLVLVGVDGLSAKAIDENLIPFLKLFIEAIRKTKLSIAPLVLSKFGRVAIGDEIGEVLNAKLSVVVIGERPGLSSADSLGVYITYHPKVGKTDESRNCISNVRPSGFNFESAVAKTMYLITESIQRKLSGVDLKDEMPPEFLIQSKDNTMIAEIPESL, encoded by the coding sequence ATGACTTTTTTGGATGAATGGAAACAGTTTAGTAACGCGAGGATTGGACTTTCTCGGTTTGGTAGTTCGATATCCACTAAAGAAACGTTACGTTTTCGTTTGGATCATGCTCGTGCAAGAGATGCAGTTTTACTTAATCCCGACTATTCTAAGTTAGTGGAAGAGATGGAAGTTTTGGGGAACCCACAAAATCTCTCCAGCCTGTTTGTGAAAAGTCAAGTTCATTCCAAAGAAGAATATTTACTTAGACCAGATCTGGGCAAAAGATTGGATTTTGAGTCCAAAAGCAAGTTACAACCATTCGCTGGTAATTTCGATTTGGTTTTGGTTGGGGTGGATGGACTTTCAGCAAAAGCAATTGATGAAAATTTAATTCCTTTTTTAAAACTTTTCATAGAAGCCATTAGAAAAACTAAGTTATCTATCGCACCGCTTGTTCTTTCTAAATTTGGGCGGGTTGCTATTGGTGATGAAATTGGTGAAGTTTTAAATGCAAAACTTTCCGTTGTGGTGATCGGAGAAAGACCCGGTTTGTCTTCTGCCGATAGTTTGGGGGTGTACATCACCTATCATCCAAAAGTGGGAAAAACCGATGAAAGTCGAAACTGTATTTCAAACGTTCGCCCCAGTGGTTTTAATTTTGAGAGTGCGGTTGCCAAAACCATGTATCTCATCACTGAATCCATCCAAAGAAAACTTTCTGGTGTGGATCTGAAAGATGAGATGCCTCCTGAATTTTTAATACAATCGAAAGACAACACTATGATTGCCGAGATACCGGAATCTTTGTGA
- a CDS encoding high-potential iron-sulfur protein: MPKTSRKDFLTNTLYLVTSLYFVEGGFGFSSSLVAEEKLPETMPEGFKPASESDPTAKALGFHQDAKNTDFTLYPERKEPGSKNQFCKHCVQYTKINEKWGKCNIISSGFVSSQGWCSAWSLK; this comes from the coding sequence ATGCCCAAAACTTCGCGAAAAGACTTTTTAACCAACACATTGTATTTGGTAACCTCTCTCTATTTTGTAGAGGGAGGTTTTGGTTTCTCTTCTAGTTTGGTGGCAGAAGAAAAACTTCCTGAGACTATGCCAGAAGGATTCAAACCCGCTTCCGAATCAGATCCAACAGCAAAAGCACTAGGGTTTCATCAGGATGCCAAAAATACAGATTTCACCCTTTATCCAGAAAGAAAAGAACCAGGATCTAAAAACCAATTTTGTAAACACTGCGTACAGTATACAAAGATCAACGAAAAATGGGGGAAATGTAATATCATTTCTTCTGGTTTTGTTTCTTCACAAGGTTGGTGTTCTGCTTGGTCGTTAAAATAG